A genomic segment from Streptosporangium roseum DSM 43021 encodes:
- a CDS encoding GTPase, whose translation MKLLKRRRSAVSLDGRLEGLAEAADLAEGRLDADAVAGARSVVSRAGVRRSLSIDHTAVALAGATGSGKSSLFNLLSGTALATVGVTRPTTSTAQAALWRGAGSGPLLDWLDIPRRHEVSPAGAWSGPEAPTGRGVAVTSGPGARVGDDAGGPEGRGELVVPGLDGWAEGDAAGLILLDLPDHDSIESAHRLEVDRLVELVDLLVWVLDPQKYADAAVHERYLRPLARHRDVMVVVLNQVDRLTPAAAERCLKDLRRLLDEDGLAGVPLVGVSARTGAGLPELGSLLASRVADRRSWAARLAADVGTAADALVRASGAVAAAPEVSVDGLAGPLTDALSEAAGVPTVVEAVAKAHRHRSVAATGWPLTRWMRRFRPDPLRRLRLGTPAERSPGGPVGRTSIPVTTVVQRSRMDTAIREAAGAASAGLPAPWAAAVRQAARSHGDELEDGLDRAVAATSLGPARRPVWWRVAGLAQWAVFAAMLAGALWLIGLLGMDYLRLPQPYLPTAGELPWPTLLLAGGILLGVLIALLSRVVAWLGGRRRARGAARALRASIGQVARELVLEPVAGELSRYRRFTEAITVARDGDGG comes from the coding sequence GTGAAGCTGCTGAAGCGGCGCAGGAGCGCGGTCTCCCTGGACGGCCGGTTGGAGGGCCTGGCGGAGGCCGCCGACCTCGCCGAGGGGCGGCTGGACGCCGACGCGGTGGCCGGGGCGCGTTCCGTGGTCTCCCGCGCCGGGGTACGGCGGAGCCTGTCCATCGACCACACCGCGGTCGCGCTGGCCGGCGCCACCGGCAGCGGCAAGTCCTCGCTGTTCAACCTGCTGTCCGGCACCGCCCTCGCCACGGTGGGGGTCACCCGCCCGACCACCTCGACCGCCCAGGCCGCCCTCTGGAGGGGTGCGGGGTCCGGGCCGCTGCTCGACTGGCTGGACATCCCCCGCCGCCACGAGGTGTCGCCCGCCGGCGCCTGGTCCGGGCCGGAGGCACCGACCGGCCGGGGCGTGGCCGTCACCTCCGGCCCGGGAGCCCGGGTGGGCGACGACGCGGGCGGGCCGGAGGGGCGGGGAGAGCTCGTCGTCCCCGGCCTGGACGGCTGGGCGGAGGGCGACGCGGCCGGGCTGATCCTGCTCGACCTGCCCGATCACGACTCGATCGAGTCGGCGCACCGGCTGGAGGTGGACCGGCTCGTGGAGCTGGTCGACCTGCTGGTGTGGGTGCTCGACCCGCAGAAGTACGCCGACGCGGCCGTGCACGAGCGGTATCTCCGGCCGCTGGCCCGGCACCGGGACGTCATGGTCGTCGTCCTCAACCAGGTCGACCGGCTGACCCCGGCCGCCGCCGAGCGGTGCCTGAAGGATCTGCGGAGACTGCTCGACGAGGACGGGCTGGCCGGGGTGCCGCTGGTCGGCGTCTCGGCGCGCACCGGCGCGGGGCTCCCCGAGCTGGGTTCCCTGCTCGCCTCCCGGGTCGCCGACCGGCGATCCTGGGCGGCCCGCCTGGCCGCCGACGTCGGCACGGCCGCCGACGCGCTCGTCAGGGCGTCCGGCGCGGTGGCGGCGGCGCCGGAGGTGTCCGTGGACGGGCTCGCCGGGCCGCTGACCGACGCGCTGTCGGAGGCGGCCGGGGTGCCGACCGTCGTCGAGGCCGTGGCCAAGGCCCACCGGCACCGGTCGGTCGCCGCCACCGGCTGGCCGCTGACCCGGTGGATGCGCAGGTTCCGGCCCGACCCGCTCCGCCGGCTCCGCCTGGGCACCCCGGCGGAGCGGAGTCCCGGCGGACCCGTGGGCCGGACCTCGATCCCCGTCACGACCGTCGTGCAGCGCTCCCGGATGGACACCGCGATCCGTGAGGCCGCCGGGGCCGCCTCGGCGGGACTGCCCGCGCCGTGGGCGGCGGCCGTACGGCAGGCGGCCCGCTCGCACGGCGACGAGCTGGAGGACGGCCTCGACCGGGCCGTGGCCGCGACCTCGCTCGGTCCGGCCAGGCGGCCCGTGTGGTGGCGGGTGGCCGGGCTGGCGCAGTGGGCGGTGTTCGCCGCCATGCTGGCGGGCGCGCTGTGGCTGATCGGCCTGCTCGGGATGGACTACCTCCGGCTGCCGCAGCCGTACCTGCCGACCGCCGGAGAGCTTCCCTGGCCGACCCTGCTGCTGGCCGGCGGCATCCTGCTCGGGGTGCTGATCGCGCTGCTCTCCCGGGTGGTCGCCTGGCTGGGCGGCCGGCGGAGGGCGCGCGGGGCGGCCAGGGCGCTGCGCGCGAGCATCGGCCAGGTCGCCCGCGAGCTGGTGCTGGAGCCCGTGGCCGGGGAGCTGTCCCGCTACCGCCGGTTCACCGAGGCGATCACGGTGGCCCGGGACGGCGACGGCGGCTGA